A region of Necator americanus strain Aroian chromosome I, whole genome shotgun sequence DNA encodes the following proteins:
- a CDS encoding hypothetical protein (NECATOR_CHRI.G3461.T2), translating to MTPPRVHLLLRSPQVGSMPLSESGNPHANGAPLPLACCPPPPPPKPCCQPAFGPCCPATPTCCPKPCCRGRRPEFEEYEEDGGNSLGEQPSAPPPPRTCCPPPVPPPPPPPPPPPPPPPEPPVQCCGGQQYPRTPCNSCNGRAEIRKLATVICSMCIDEKLIYDGQDFEFLERTIRDLGVGVPAGFLDMSALAAEAATTESTTTERSPLLLLEIAENAAVGADCRQPEVPTVKSGRAAGVPTVPRSIQSIPHFEDVVQDSPRAGRLFADRNRRVKRHGCSICINGRPIIKRTKRSLDCVACTYLQPTESVSNPFAAQTLPTSPVGIPPRHLREKRAGCLPHPECTFAPRRVRRNLESQYCEPCTGGYYGRKKREAEIDKCVRREKRESSQDCEVDEFLVTRMKRQAYNPKGILDIVKVLSKTFGQEGPGGCVKFPACVLAQAKRRKRHAERVEQYHKEVASRIQIHNEKHNIRQKRQFFAPDASASCVPCPAWVTTALASRKKRSTSSSSEKDEQRSVMSLSEAIADIRSKAGYKLGFDNDDESPRRKQHHCDQTDDCLNDVEYAVFEKVYQNIRVKRETFRRRKCERCGRGFVSKRVKRNFGEPTINASEQSCTAFPQCRHRVKRNLFDDCNICTSNIHKKRKRRHADTPQCYPCPGTKS from the exons atgactcctccgcgtgtccatctccttcttcgttcgcctcaagttggtagcatgccgctctcagaaagtggaaacccgcatgcaaacgg CGCTCCACTACCACTGGCTTGTTGTCCACCTCCTCCACCACCGAAACCGTGTTGTCAACCTGCATTTGGTCCTTGTTGTCCAGCAACACCAACTTGTTGTCCAAAACCATGTTGTAG AGGGCGTCGCCCAGAATTCGAAGAATACGAGGAAGACGGTGGCAACAGTCTCGGTGAACAG CCGTCAGCACCTCCTCCACCTCGTACATGTTGTCCCCCACCAGTcccaccaccacctcctccaccaccacctccaccaccaccaccacctgaGCCTCCAGTACAATGTTGCGGAGGACAGCAGTATCCTAGAACTCCTTGCAATTCATGCAATGGAAGAG ctGAGATTCGTAAACTGGCAACGGTCATCTGTTCAATGTGCATCGACGAAAAGCTGATCTACGATGGACAGGATTTTGAGTTTTTGGAGCGAACCATTCGGGATTTGGGGG TTGGCGTACCCGCTGGGTTCCTCGACATGTCAGCTTTAGCCGCCGAGGCAGCCACAACCGAATCAACAACAACGGAACGTTCGCCGTTGCTGCTTCTGGAAATCGCTGAAAATGCTGCAGTTGGAGCCGATTGCCGACAACCAG AAGTTCCTACTGTCAAATCTGGACGAGCAGCTGGAGTCCCAACAGTGCCGCGATCGATTCAGTCCATTCCACATTTTGAG GATGTTGTACAAGATTCTCCTCGTGCTGGGCGATTGTTCGCAGATCGCAATAGAAGAGTGAAGCGACATGGA TGTTCCATTTGCATCAATGGTCGTCCGATAATCAAACGTACGAAGCGTTCCTTGGATTGCGTGGCTTGTACCTACCTTCAACCTACTGAGAGTGTTAGCAATCCGTTTGCAGCTCAAACTCTTCCTACCTCACCGGTTGGAATTCCTCCAAGGCATCTCAGGGAGAAAAGAGCCGGG TGTCTACCTCATCCTGAATGCACCTTTGCACCACGTAGAGTCCGAAGAAACTTGGAATCGCAGTACTGTGAACCTTGTACTGGTGGATACTacggaagaaagaagagagaagcCGAGATAGAT AAATGCGTTCGACGTGAGAAACGAGAGTCCAGTCAGGATTGTGAAGTGGATGAATTTCTGGTAACCAGAATGAAGCGGCAAGCTTACAATCCTAAGGGGATCCTTGATATTGTTAAAGTCCTTAGTAAAACGTTCGGACAAGAAG GCCCAGGTGGTTGCGTGAAGTTTCCCGCTTGCGTTCTTGCGCAAGCAAAACGTAGAAAACGCCATGCTGAGAGAGTAGAACAGTATCATAAG GAAGTTGCTTCCCGAATACAAATCCATAACGAAAAGCATAATATTCGGCAAAAACGTCAATTTTTTGCCCCTGACGCTAGCGCC TCCTGCGTACCTTGTCCGGCATGGGTGACTACTGCGTTAGCGAGCAGAAAGAAGAGATCCACAAGCTCATCCAgtgaaaaagatgaacaaCGGAGCGTTATGAGCCTTTCGGAAGCAATTGCTGATATTCGTAGTAAGGCAGGATATAAACTAGGATTTGAT AACGACGATGAATCCCCTCGTCGAAAACAACATCATTGCGACCAAACAGATGATTGCCTGAATGATGTAGAGTACGCGGTTTTCGAAAAAGTGTACCAAAACATACGTGTGAAGAGAGag ACCTTCCGCAGGAGAAAATGTGAACGATGCGGTAGAGGATTCGTTAGCAAAAGAGTGAAAAGGAATTTTGGAGAGCCGACTATTAACGCATCTGAG CAATCCTGCACCGCATTTCCACAGTGCCGACATCGCGTGAAGAGAAATCTTTTC gatgactGTAATATTTGCACTTCCAACATTCACAAAAAACGCAAGAGACGGCATGCTGATACACCT CAATGTTATCCATGCCCAGGAACGAAGTCGTAG
- a CDS encoding hypothetical protein (NECATOR_CHRI.G3461.T1) gives MFSKCRTDAFRKMSMKCFALSYNIKKEERLLEMHKSNFVENGTNINFRSSVKASEANSTESLKSGFSRTFRLCCGSAPLPLACCPPPPPPKPCCQPAFGPCCPATPTCCPKPCCRGRRPEFEEYEEDGGNSLGEQPSAPPPPRTCCPPPVPPPPPPPPPPPPPPPEPPVQCCGGQQYPRTPCNSCNGRDCNCGRPCCYYQNPSCCHQQKPCCPPQPPPLPCCPSLQAENCVARVPPCLRSCPTCPCRKRIMLGKRAKRHDALHCIPVGVPAGFLDMSALAAEAATTESTTTERSPLLLLEIAENAAVGADCRQPGRRKEVPTVKSGRAAGVPTVPRSIQSIPHFEDVVQDSPRAGRLFADRNRRVKRHGCSICINGRPIIKRTKRSLDCVACTYLQPTESVSNPFAAQTLPTSPVGIPPRHLREKRAGCLPHPECTFAPRRVRRNLESQYCEPCTGGYYGRKKREAEIDKCVRREKRESSQDCEVDEFLVTRMKRQAYNPKGILDIVKVLSKTFGQEGPGGCVKFPACVLAQAKRRKRHAERVEQYHKEVASRIQIHNEKHNIRQKRQFFAPDASASCVPCPAWVTTALASRKKRSTSSSSEKDEQRSVMSLSEAIADIRSKAGYKLGFDNDDESPRRKQHHCDQTDDCLNDVEYAVFEKVYQNIRVKRETFRRRKCERCGRGFVSKRVKRNFGEPTINASEVSRRMKCGAFACAAAEKAVGVEMGPSRTVAKNGASKGPPLILTAPIRAQPLTQLHRMYIISF, from the exons atgttctcaaaatgtagaactgacgcgtttaggaagatgtctatgaaatgtttcgcccttagttataatataaaaaaggaagaaagattgttggagatgcacaagtccaatttcgtagaaaacggcactaatattaattttcgttcatcagtgaaggcgagcgaagcaaactccacagaaagtctgaagtccggctttagccggacgttcagactg TGTTGCGGCAGCGCTCCACTACCACTGGCTTGTTGTCCACCTCCTCCACCACCGAAACCGTGTTGTCAACCTGCATTTGGTCCTTGTTGTCCAGCAACACCAACTTGTTGTCCAAAACCATGTTGTAG AGGGCGTCGCCCAGAATTCGAAGAATACGAGGAAGACGGTGGCAACAGTCTCGGTGAACAG CCGTCAGCACCTCCTCCACCTCGTACATGTTGTCCCCCACCAGTcccaccaccacctcctccaccaccacctccaccaccaccaccacctgaGCCTCCAGTACAATGTTGCGGAGGACAGCAGTATCCTAGAACTCCTTGCAATTCATGCAATGGAAGAG ATTGTAATTGTGGTCGCCCTTGCTGCTACTATCAGAATCCATCCTGTTGCCATCAACAAAAGCCTTGCTGTCCACCGCAGCCGCCACCGCTGCCATGCTGCCCTTCACTACAAGCGGAGAATTGTGTCGCTCGAGTGCCGCCTTGTTTGAG ATCCTGTCCTACTTGTCCATGCAGAAAGAGAATAATGCTTGGAAAACGTGCAAAACGTCATGACGCTTTGCACTGTATACCAG TTGGCGTACCCGCTGGGTTCCTCGACATGTCAGCTTTAGCCGCCGAGGCAGCCACAACCGAATCAACAACAACGGAACGTTCGCCGTTGCTGCTTCTGGAAATCGCTGAAAATGCTGCAGTTGGAGCCGATTGCCGACAACCAGGTCGACGAAAAG AAGTTCCTACTGTCAAATCTGGACGAGCAGCTGGAGTCCCAACAGTGCCGCGATCGATTCAGTCCATTCCACATTTTGAG GATGTTGTACAAGATTCTCCTCGTGCTGGGCGATTGTTCGCAGATCGCAATAGAAGAGTGAAGCGACATGGA TGTTCCATTTGCATCAATGGTCGTCCGATAATCAAACGTACGAAGCGTTCCTTGGATTGCGTGGCTTGTACCTACCTTCAACCTACTGAGAGTGTTAGCAATCCGTTTGCAGCTCAAACTCTTCCTACCTCACCGGTTGGAATTCCTCCAAGGCATCTCAGGGAGAAAAGAGCCGGG TGTCTACCTCATCCTGAATGCACCTTTGCACCACGTAGAGTCCGAAGAAACTTGGAATCGCAGTACTGTGAACCTTGTACTGGTGGATACTacggaagaaagaagagagaagcCGAGATAGAT AAATGCGTTCGACGTGAGAAACGAGAGTCCAGTCAGGATTGTGAAGTGGATGAATTTCTGGTAACCAGAATGAAGCGGCAAGCTTACAATCCTAAGGGGATCCTTGATATTGTTAAAGTCCTTAGTAAAACGTTCGGACAAGAAG GCCCAGGTGGTTGCGTGAAGTTTCCCGCTTGCGTTCTTGCGCAAGCAAAACGTAGAAAACGCCATGCTGAGAGAGTAGAACAGTATCATAAG GAAGTTGCTTCCCGAATACAAATCCATAACGAAAAGCATAATATTCGGCAAAAACGTCAATTTTTTGCCCCTGACGCTAGCGCC TCCTGCGTACCTTGTCCGGCATGGGTGACTACTGCGTTAGCGAGCAGAAAGAAGAGATCCACAAGCTCATCCAgtgaaaaagatgaacaaCGGAGCGTTATGAGCCTTTCGGAAGCAATTGCTGATATTCGTAGTAAGGCAGGATATAAACTAGGATTTGAT AACGACGATGAATCCCCTCGTCGAAAACAACATCATTGCGACCAAACAGATGATTGCCTGAATGATGTAGAGTACGCGGTTTTCGAAAAAGTGTACCAAAACATACGTGTGAAGAGAGag ACCTTCCGCAGGAGAAAATGTGAACGATGCGGTAGAGGATTCGTTAGCAAAAGAGTGAAAAGGAATTTTGGAGAGCCGACTATTAACGCATCTGAGGTATCACGACGCATGAagtgcggtgcatttgcgtgcgCCGCGgcggagaaagcggttggagtcgagatgggaccatcgcgaactgtagcgaagaatggtgctagcaaaggtccacccttgatcctaaccgcaccgattcgagcgcagccgcttacgcaactgcaccgtatgtacatcatttcgttttga
- a CDS encoding hypothetical protein (NECATOR_CHRI.G3462.T1), protein MNTTSQLSHQLQPRAEAKDGTSQAEAQKQAENQENAVNSMLSQILDQQALVRLSNLSAVKPEKAKMVESVVINMARRGQIAGKLSDEGLKQLMERVSTQTNRTTTVKFDRRRNNIDSDEDY, encoded by the exons ATGAACACTACCTCACAGTTGTCGCATCAATTGCAACCTCGT GCTGAAGCCAAAGACGGTACTTCGCAAGCGGAAGCCCAAAAGCAAGctgaaaatcaagaaaatgcaGTGAATTCAATGTTATCGCAG ATCCTCGATCAGCAAGCCTTGGTACGTCTCAGCAATTTGTCAGCTGTCAAGCCAGAAAAAGCTAAAATGGTTGAATCTGTAGTAATCAACATGGCtag GCGTGGACAAATCGCTGGAAAATTATCTGACGAAGGATTAAAGCAGTTAATGGAACGGGTCTCAACGCAGACGAACCGTACTACTACTGTCAAG TTCGATCGGCGTCGTAACAACATAGACTCTGATGAAGACTATTGA
- a CDS encoding hypothetical protein (NECATOR_CHRI.G3462.T2): MERGHQCFEQSSMNTTSQLSHQLQPRAEAKDGTSQAEAQKQAENQENAVNSMLSQILDQQALVRLSNLSAVKPEKAKMVESVVINMARRGQIAGKLSDEGLKQLMERVSTQTNRTTTVKFDRRRNNIDSDEDY, from the exons atggagagggg ACATCAATGCTTCGA ACAATCCTCAATGAACACTACCTCACAGTTGTCGCATCAATTGCAACCTCGT GCTGAAGCCAAAGACGGTACTTCGCAAGCGGAAGCCCAAAAGCAAGctgaaaatcaagaaaatgcaGTGAATTCAATGTTATCGCAG ATCCTCGATCAGCAAGCCTTGGTACGTCTCAGCAATTTGTCAGCTGTCAAGCCAGAAAAAGCTAAAATGGTTGAATCTGTAGTAATCAACATGGCtag GCGTGGACAAATCGCTGGAAAATTATCTGACGAAGGATTAAAGCAGTTAATGGAACGGGTCTCAACGCAGACGAACCGTACTACTACTGTCAAG TTCGATCGGCGTCGTAACAACATAGACTCTGATGAAGACTATTGA